A single genomic interval of Juglans regia cultivar Chandler chromosome 1, Walnut 2.0, whole genome shotgun sequence harbors:
- the LOC109011873 gene encoding cystathionine gamma-synthase 1, chloroplastic-like, which yields MAVSTCPRVFSFESCSEPDFSGAPNIGGDRKRSHGRFAGGLKPARGTASFHGSLSSLIFRFPPNFVRQLSTKARRNCSNIGVAHIVAASWSNNPASSSAAAAAASAASPSATEPIPPSVDAAAVDGVALIEKEVDRSVIGGLNLELEGFPKSKPSVFSFDGSLTIHAGERSGRGIVTDGITTPVVNTSAYFFDNTAQLIDFKEKRRASFEYGRYGNPTTVVSEEKISALEGAESTLIMASGMCASTVLLMALVPAGGHLVTTTDCYRKTRIFIETVLPRMGITATVIDPADVGALESALNKNKVSLFFTESPTNPFLRCVDIKLVSELCHGRGALVCIDGTFATPLNQKALALGADLVLHSATKYLGGHNDVLAGCISGSMKLVSEVCNLHHILGGALNPNAAYLIIRGMKTLHLRVQQQNSTALGMAKILEAHPKVKRVYYPGLPSHPEHDLAKQQMTGFGGVVSFEVDGDLQTTIKFVDSLKIPYIAPSFGGCESIVDQPAIMSYWDLPQSERLKYGIKDNLVRYSFGVEDFEDLKADILQALENI from the exons ATGGCCGTGTCCACTTGTCCTAGGGTCTTCTCCTTCGAGAGTTGCTCTGAACCCGACTTCTCAGGTGCGCCGAATATCGGAGGGGATAGGAAACGGAGCCACGGCCGATTCGCTGGCGGGCTCAAACCGGCGCGTGGAACGGCTTCGTTCCACGGTAGCCTTTCGTCCCTGATCTTCCGCTTCCCTCCCAACTTCGTCCGCCAGCTTAGCACTAAGGCCCGCAGGAACTGCAGCAACATCGGCGTCGCCCATATCGTCGCGGCCTCGTGGTCCAACAACCCAGCTTCATCTTCGGCGGCGGCTGCGGCGGCCTCAGCAGCCTCTCCATCCGCCACCGAGCCGATCCCACCGTCTGTCGATGCTGCAGCCGTGGATGGTGTGGCGTTGATAGAGAAGGAAGTGGATCGTAGTGTGATTGGGGGTCTAAACTTGGAGCTCGAGGGTTTTCCTAAATCCAAGCCCTCGGTTTTTAGCTTCGATGGGAGCCTCACTATCCATGCTG GTGAGAGATCTGGACGCGGGATAGTGACTGACGGAATTACCACACCAGTGGTTAATACTTCTGCCTACTTTTTTGACAACACTGCTCAGCTCATTGATTTCAAG GAGAAACGACGGGCAAGTTTTGAGTACGGCCGCTATGGCAATCCGACCACGGTGGTTTCAGAGGAAAAGATAAG TGCACTTGAGGGGGCTGAATCGACCCTGATAATGGCATCTGGAATGTGTGCTAGCACAGTCCTGTTGATGGCATTGGTGCCAGCTGGTGGGCATCTTGTGACGACAACTGATTGCTATCGAAAGACTAGGATATTCATCGAGACCGTTCTTCCTAGAATGGGGATCACA GCTACTGTCATTGACCCAGCAGACGTAGGAGCCTTGGAATCTGCACTGAATAAGAACAAA gtttctcttttcttcacAGAGTCGCCCACCAACCCATTTCTTAGATGTGTTGATATCAAGCTGGTTTCAGAGCTTTGCCATGGAAGAGGAGCATTGGTCTGCATAGATGGTACCTTTGCAACACCTCTCAACCAGAAGGCCCTTGCCCTCGGAGCTGATCTTGTTCTGCATTCTGCCACAAAGTACCTTGGGGGCCACAATGAT GTCCTTGCAGGTTGTATTAGTGGTTCCATGAAGTTGGTCTCAGAAGTTTGTAATTTGCACCATATTTTGGGTGGTGCTCTCAACCCA aATGCCGCGTACCTTATCATCCGAGGCATGAAGACACTGCATCTTCGTGTACAGCAGCAGAATTCAACAGCGTTGGGGATGGCCAAAATTTTAGAGGCACATCCTAAG GTGAAGCGTGTGTATTATCCTGGCTTGCCAAGTCATCCTGAACATGACCTTGCCAAGCAACAAATGACTGGTTTTGGTGGTGTGGTCAGTTTTGAG GTTGATGGAGACCTACAGACCACCATAAAATTTGTTGACTCACTGAAAATCCCATACATTGCCCCATCCTTTGGTGGCTGTGAAAGCATTGTGGATCAGCCAGCAATTATGTCTTACTG GGATCTACCTCAGTCAGAAAGGCTCAAGTATGGGATAAAGGATAACCTGGTTCGATATAGCTTTGGAGTCGAAGATTTTGAAGACTTGAAGGCTGATATACTTCAGGCCCTGGAAAACATTTAG